A window of the Tachysurus fulvidraco isolate hzauxx_2018 chromosome 6, HZAU_PFXX_2.0, whole genome shotgun sequence genome harbors these coding sequences:
- the gpr183a gene encoding G-protein coupled receptor 183-A: MTMMATPNNSSMATSVVTNCTNLYDHRVWAHVLLPVIYTFIFIVGLFGNVLALHVIWPNMKKINSTTVYSANLVVSDILFALALPLRVAYYAMGFHWPLGEGLCKATALLFYINMYAGVNFMTCLSVDRFIAVVLPLRFSCFRKIHNVRYICVGVWILVLAQTLPLLSMPMSHVEHDGYITCMEYPNFEQVDSLPYMLIGAVFLGYGIPLVTILLCYSALCCKLRELARTNQLTEKSGLSRKATGVICCVILVFVVCYSPYHIDLLQYMIRKLQYHPDCDELHAFQISLHVTVSFMNLNSCLDPFIYFFACKGYKKKVLKLLKRHVSISLSSMVRTSPEEYSRDIDKINMSSRVYQKERSSMIVSD; this comes from the coding sequence ATGACAATGATGGCAACTCCAAACAACAGCAGCATGGCTACCTCTGTTGTTACCAACTGCACCAACTTATACGATCATCGTGTTTGGGCGCATGTACTCCTACCAGTGATTTACACTTTCATATTCATTGTGGGATTGTTCGGTAATGTTTTGGCACTGCATGTCATCTGGCCCAATATGAAGAAGATCAACTCCACTACGGTTTACTCTGCAAACTTGGTAGTATCTGACATCCTTTTCGCGCTTGCACTTCCTCTGCGAGTGGCTTACTATGCCATGGGATTCCACTGGCCATTGGGTGAGGGCTTGTGTAAGGCCACAGCTCTGCTGTTCTACATAAATATGTATGCTGGAGTAAACTTCATGACCTGCTTGAGTGTGGACCGCTTCATTGCTGTGGTGCTCCCGTTGCGCTTCAGCTGCTTCCGTAAAATTCACAATGTGCGCTACATCTGCGTCGGTGTGTGGATACTGGTGCTGGCCCAAACACTCCCACTTCTCTCCATGCCAATGAGCCATGTGGAGCATGACGGCTACATCACATGCATGGAATACCCCAACTTCGAGCAAGTTGATAGCTTGCCCTATATGCTGATCGGAGCCGTGTTCCTGGGCTATGGCATTCCTTTGGTAACCATCTTGCTCTGCTACTCTGCTCTGTGCTGCAAACTTCGCGAACTGGCCAGGACAAACCAGTTAACTGAAAAGTCGGGCCTTAGCCGTAAGGCCACTGGTGTGATCTGTTGTGTCATCCTGGTGTTTGTGGTTTGCTACAGTCCCTATCACATAGACCTGCTCCAGTACATGATCCGAAAACTTCAGTACCATCCAGACTGTGATGAACTACATGCCTTTCAGATCTCACTGCATGTCACTGTCAGTTTTATGAACCTCAACTCCTGCCTGGACCCTTTCATCTACTTCTTTGCCTGTAAGGGCTACAAGAAGAAGGTGCTGAAGCTTCTTAAGAGGCACGTGAGCATATCATTATCCAGTATGGTTCGGACATCGCCAGAGGAATATTCCAGGGACATTGACAAAATCAACATGAGCAGTAGGGTCTATCAGAAGGAAAGGAGCAGCATGATAGTGAGTGACTGA
- the si:ch211-184m13.4 gene encoding G-protein coupled receptor 183 — protein MATQSPSNDSIFNETCNVFTYKDSARILFPIFYIIVLVVSISGNTLVLYITSQKKKKFNSTTLYLINLAISDTLFTLALPGRITYYIRGFDWPFGDLLCRLTAVIFYSNTYTGIAFMTCISADRYLAMVHPHRCLKLRSLKVVRGICILVWAIVFLETSPMLFRSMIKEWQGQQTCMEYSNLDDSSRTPYVLLLACFVGFCLPLGLILGCYSQINYKLSKTAKENPMTGKSGKSSRAKNIILLILLSFMLCFCPYHVNIMQFMVRRLLYKPSCEEMKTFKMSLQITVSMMNINCCLDPVIYFFAIKTYKQRVMSLFRGYMPATLSLKSMPDNSTSNT, from the coding sequence ATGGCCACTCAATCTCCATCAAATGATAGTATCTTCAACGAAACCTGTAATGTGTTCACCTACAAGGATTCAGCTCGGATTCTCTTTCCCATCTTCTACATCATTGTGCTTGTCGTCAGTATATCAGGCAACACCCTGGTCCTGTACATTACaagccagaagaagaagaagttcaACTCCACCACACTGTACCTGATCAACTTGGCCATCTCTGATACCCTCTTTACTCTTGCTCTTCCGGGTCGAATCACTTACTACATCCGTGGTTTTGACTGGCCCTTTGGAGATCTTCTCTGCAGGCTCACTGCTGTTATTTTCTATTCAAACACCTACACGGGAATCGCTTTCATGACCTGCATCAGTGCTGATCGCTACCTGGCCATGGTGCATCCACACAGGTGTCTGAAGCTGAGGAGTCTGAAGGTAGTGCGAGGAATTTGCATCCTGGTCTGGGCAATCGTTTTCCTAGAGACATCTCCTATGCTCTTTAGAAGCATGATAAAAGAATGGCAAGGTCAACAAACATGCATGGAGTACTCCAACTTAGATGATTCTTCTAGAACCCCATATGTGCTTTTGCTTGCTTGTTTTGTTGGGTTCTGTTTGCCCCTGGGTCTTATCCTGGGATGCTACAGCCAGATTAATTACAAGCTTTCCAAGACTGCCAAGGAGAACCCTATGACTGGCAAGTCAGGAAAAAGCAGCAGGGCCAAGAACATAATATTACTGATTTTGCTGAGCTTCATGCTGTGCTTCTGCCCCTACCACGTCAATATCATGCAGTTCATGGTGCGCAGACTTCTCTATAAGCCTTCTTGTGAGGAAATGAAGACCTTCAAAATGTCTCTTCAGATCACTGTGTCCATGATGAACATCAACTGTTGCCTGGATCCAGTCATCTACTTTTTTGCAATTAAGACTTACAAGCAGAGAGTAATGAGCCTTTTTAGGGGATACATGCCTGCAACACTCTCCTTAAAGAGCATGCCTGATAACAGCACCAGCAACACTTGA